The DNA sequence GCAAGAATAAAAAGGAGTAACTAATGGCAAGAATAAAAAGATGTGAAGTGTGTGCGAGCAAGCTAGACAAAGATAGTAACTGCACTTGGGAGGGTTGCCCAAAATGCCCTAAGTATAAAGCAGAGGTAAAAGATGAAGTTAAACCAAAAGCAAAAACTACAAATTCTTAAAAACGTAGCTATCGAGCTTCCACTTGAGATAGTGCATTTTATCGTAGTGCCTATCGCTCTGCTAGCCTGTGATGAAAAAAGTGAGAATTTGCCTAAATGGGCGGCGTGGTTTGATGAGAACGACTACGGCATAAACGGAGACGACGGCTGGAAAAACGAGCATTTCCCGAACGGCAAGAACAGAACCTATTGGGCGAGGCTTTGTTGGCTCTACCGTAATAGGATAGGAAACTTTAGTGCGAAGTATCTGGGTGTCAAAGTTGAAGATATAGATGCAAGCAGTGTTAAGAGCATAGGTGATACTCTAGCTACAGAAAACAAAGGTAGAGAAAGCACTCAATGCCTAGTGACTTGCAAGATGAAAGATGGACGTGAGCGCTTTGGTTATTACCGTGAGATCAGATACGGCAAATCAAAATGGTACTGCCGTATCTATCTAGGATGGAAGCTTATGGATATATGTGGGATGAATGAAGAGAACAAAAGCACATATCTTGAAGCAGATGATAAGAAAGTGCTTAAAAGTGTTTGGTGCGTAAATCCATTTAAAAAAGTAAATCAAAAAGGAGAATAAAAATGGCAGCAAAATTTGGTGTAAACGTAACCGTATCAGCTGAGGCAGCAAGACCAATAGCAGTAGAAAGTACTACACCTATTGGTATAGCAGGGTATGAAGAGGTGCTAGAAAATGGCCTACATTTTTATATGACAACAGCAAAGGCACTTGAAGCTCTTGAAGCAAAATACAAAGCTAAAAAGGATGCGAGCCAAGCTTTTAAAAAAGGCTCTATTTATAGGGCTTTAAAAGGTATTGAAGATCAGGCCGTAAATACTCAAATAATTTTAAGTGTATTTACAAAAGATGACGATGAGGACACAAACGATGAGATCACGGAGTGCAAAAGTGCCGTCACAGCGTTTGCTAAAGCAAAATCACGCTTTGGTTATAGCCCAAATTTAATAATCGCACCTGGCTTTAGCCATGAAGATGCTATCAAGGGTGAGATAGAAAAGATGGCAACCAGACTAAAAGCAACCGGCATTGTAGATCTAAAAGCGGATGACGCAGCAGCAGCCATTGTTAAAATGGGTGATTTTGGTACAAATAGGCTAGTTGCCGCTTATCCAAATGTCAAGGTTTGGGATGATGAAACGAATGCTTATGTCTATGAGGGGCAAAGTGCGAGAATAGCCGGCATGATAGCTCACACAGATGGAGCAAGCGAGTTTGGATATTCAGATAGCTACTCAAATAGGGTTATGATAGGAGTTTCTGGCACGCAAATAGACGTGGATTTTGAGTTGGGTGAGACTTGTACAGCTGATGAGCTAAGGGCAGCAAAAATTTCTACCATCATTAGAGAAAGTGGCTTTAGGGCTTGGGGTGGCGAAACGAGTGACCAAGATACTATTTGGCAAGATCTAGCACGTGTTAGGATATTTGACCGAATATCACAAGCTTGCCAAAAGGGAGTGCTGTTTGCGATCGATAGAAAAGCTAGTGAGCTTTATCATGCAAAAAGATCAGTTAGCGAGCTCCTTCGTCAGCTAGTTGGAGCAAAGGTACTTCTTGGATATGAGCTTAGCTGGAGTGCAAAAAACACCGACGCAACTATCACGGCTGGTAAATTTTACCTTGATGTCAGAATGCAAAACAATCCAATCGTTAAGCAGCTTACACTTGATTTTATCTACGTGGATAAATACGGTAGCGTTTTGATGGATGAGTTAAACAAATAAAGGAGATAAACAATGAAAAGACAAATTCCTCAAGTAATCCAAGAAGGTAACGTTTATATAGATGGCATCGGCTATCTTGGTGTAACAAAAAAGCTTAAGCTTCCCACAATAGAGTTTGAAATGATAGAGAGCAAAGGAGCTCTTAGCACAAATTACACAACTGGCATGCTAAAGGCAACAGAGGTTGAATTTACAGTTAGTGTGTTAGACAAAAACATGTGGGTAAATTTAGGACTAAACAGCTTTACCAACCGCATTCCGTGGCTTTTTAAAGCTAGCATTTTCCAAAGCGGCAAAAGCAAAACTGTGCCTTTCAGCGCAGCCTTCACTGGAGATATTGCCAGTTATGAAGTATCTGAGTTTGAAAGCGGAAAAGAGTTAGAAGTTACTATTAAGCTATCAGCTCATTTTGTGGACATCAACGTGGATGGTGTGCCGATGGTGCTAAAAGATAGTGAAAATATGATATGCGTTATAGGCGGAGTTGATTATATGGCAGGGGTTCGCTCAAATTTAGGAGAGTGATTTTTTATACTAAGCCTGCTTGTTTTACTTTGATATGTAGTCAAGCAGGCAAAAACAACAAAAGGATACAAGAATGAAAGAGATAAAGATAAAAGATGAAATTTGGCAAATGCACGCACCAAAAGTAAGAACCATTAAGATGGCGGATGAAAATGGTGGTAGCGATATGGCAAAGACTATCTATATGATAGCTGCACTTTGCAATAAGACACAAGAAGAAGTTGAAAATTTGGAGTTTAAAGAATTTATGTCTTTACAAAAGGCGTTAAATGATTTTTTAGATGTAAGGGCGGAGTAAATAACGAAAATATCGCCCTTATAGCTCATGTTTTAGGCTATGGATATAACGAGATAATAAATCTTAGTTTGAGTGATTTTAGTGAGTTTTTAGAAATTTCAGTAAAGATCTTAAAGGCTAAGAGCGAGTTATAACTTCTTTGGTTTTACCTAATGCTAAGCCAGCGGTGCCAATAAGGCTGCCAAGTATCCCTAAGCCAAAAACTAAGGCAATAAACGTTTCAAAAAAGCCACTTGGTGAAACGAAGAAGAATAAAACGATAAAAATAGGAATGATTAAAGCCATTTTAAATCCTTTTTAAAAGGGATTATATCGTATTTTAAAGGAAAGATATGGATAACGCACAAGTTGGTATTAGTATTGGTCTAGCAGTAAAAGGGCTAAGTAAAATATCAGAGCTAAAAAAAGGGTTTGATGGTTTAAAAGGTAAGATAGCAGAAGCAAAAAAAGCCATAACATCTTTAGACAACACTAGATTGTCAAATCTATCTAGCCAAATAAGAGAGAGCCAAAAAGCACTTTTGGGCGAGCTTACGACAAATTTTAGCAATCTTACAAACTCGGTAGCCATAGGAGTGCCAATAAAACTTGCCATTGATGATGAGGCGGCTTTTGCGAATGTAAAAAAATATGTTGATGATAGCGATGAAAACCTAGCTAAGCTAAAAAATGAGATGAGAGGGCTAAGCTCACAGCTTGGAGAGAGCTTTAGTAATATAGCTGACATTGCAGCTGGCGGCGGTAAGATAAATTTAGCTGGTGAGGAGCTAGTAACTTACACAAAGATGCTTGCAACCGGCTCAGTTGCATTTGAGATGAGCTCTGAAGCCTTATCAAAGGCGGCCAATAATATGAAAGTTGGCTTTAAGATGAACGATATAAAGGAGCTTAATAGCTTTTTTGATAGCGTAAACTTGCTCGACAATAAGGTTACTAATGCAAATGCTTCTGATATATTTGAGGCTACTTCGCTAACAGCTGCAAATGCTAGCTTGATAGGTCTAGATAGTAAAAGTGCTAGTGCTATAAGTGCTACAATGCTAAGCACTGGCAAAGCTAGCTCTGTTGTAGGCACTAGCTTAAATGCTCTTTACTCCACACTCTCAATGGCCGACAAAAAGGGTAAAAATTTTCAAGAAGCGCTAGCAAGCATAGGCATGGATGCAACATATCTAAAAACAGCCCTACAAAAAGATGCTGCTGGAGCTATAACTACGTTTTTAGAAGCGATCTCTAGAGCCGATAAAGATAAACAAGCAGGGCTACTTTATGATCTAGTTGGTGGAAATTTTAACGATGAGATAGCAGGGCTTGTAACAAATATCGATGCTCTTAAAGCAAATATCAAAATGGCACACTCGGATGAAGCCACAGGATCTATGCAGCGTGAGCTACAAACAAAGCTAAACACTACAAAAAGTGGTATCGAAAGGGTTACGCAAGCATGGAGAAATCTAGGTTCAAGCCTTGGAGAAACCTTTTTACCACTTACAAATTTATTAGCTTCTATCTTAAGTAAGGTAGCTGGAGTGTTAAGCTCGCTAAATGAAAAATTCCCAAGACTAAGTGCCATAGTTGTTAGCGCTGCAGCTGGCTTTATGATCTTTAAACCGGTGTTGCTTCTTAGCAAGATAGCACTTTTAAGTGTAGCAGATGGATTTTTGGGCGTTATAAGAGTAGTGAAATTTTTAAATCCTATGCTCTTAATAGCAAAACTCAGATGGTTGGCTCATGCTGTGAGTATATCAAGTGCCACGCTAGCTGCCAAAGCTCATGCATTTAGCATTTGGCTAGTTGGTGCAAGACTAAGAGCAACTCTAGCTATCACTACTGCTTATAGCGCTGCTTCAAAGGCCTTTGGTGTAGCGTGTGGTGTTATGCGTAGCGGATTAATGGCGGTAACTCTAGCTACAAAGGCTATGAAATTTGCTCTTATTAGCACAGGCATTGGTGCCATAGTGGTAGCTCTTGGCACAGCAGCGGCCTATCTTATGGAAAATTGGGACGAGGTAAAGGCATTTTTTGAGAGAATTTGGGAAAACGTCAAGCCATATTGGGAGAGCACGACAAAGTTTTTTAGTGATCTTTGGCAAGGAGTGAGCGACTTTTTAAGCGCTATTTTTGAGCCAGTTATCAAGATATGGGATGAGCTCTTTGGTGGTTTTTTTGACTGGATAGCTGAGAAATTTGGCTGGATAAATGATATGGTCGGTGAGGCCATTAAGGGGCTAAGTAGTGCTTGGAGCAAGACAAAAGAATTCTTTGGCTTTGGAGACGATGAGCAAGCAAGCAGTGAGCTAAAGCCAAAAGATGATAGCGGTGGCTTTTTTAACTCTATCTTTGGCTCAGATAGTGACACTAACGCAAAAGAGGCTCCAGCTTTAGTAGCAGCTAGCCCAGGTGGTGGCGCCATCAACATTAGCTTTAATGGTGATTTTTTACTTAACTCAGATAATGGCAAATTTGACCTAGAGAGCTTTAAGGCTCAAATAGTAAAAGGCGTCAAAGAGGCGCTTAAAAGAGATGAATTTAACAGCGCCAACACCGAAATAAGAGAGCAGAGGTAGCGATATGGTATTAAATTTGGGCGGATTTAAATTTAACTGGAAGCAAGTAGGCGGCATATCGCTCGAGACCGAGTTTGGCATAAGTTCGCAGGATCGTATCCAAAATCACCCCGTTTTATTTGCGGCAAATTTAGGAAACCAAACCGTGAGCATAGAGGGCCAGACTATGCCCTATAACGGCGACAAACAAACGGCACTTAAAAGACTTTACGATATAGCTTACTCAAGGCAAAGTTATCCGCTAACCAACGGAAACGGCAAATATTTCGGCAGGTTCGCGGTTATTAAAATCAGCGAAAAACAAGCCGTATTTACCCCAAACGGAGCGTTTTTTACACAGAGCTTTAGTTTGGAGCTTAGGAGAGATTATGACTAAAATTTACATAGCTAAAGACGGTGATAGGCTTGATACTATCGTCTATAACCATTACGGGCATCTAAGATTTTTCGAGCAAGTATTAGCTCTAAATCCAAAACTAGCCACTACACTTAAAGCTGGCGACAAGGTATTTTTGCCCGAGATAAAAGAGAAAGCCAAGGAGCAAAATAAGCTATGGTAAAGCATCCAAATTTCAAGCTCGAAGCAAACGGTAAAGATATTACGGAGATCATCAAAGCAAATCTCATCAGTCTAAATTTCGACGATAAGGAAGGTAGCAAAAGCGACGAGATAAGCTTTAGTGTTAGCGGCATATATGCCAAGCCCGTATTCGGCGATAGCTTAAAGCTTTGGCTCGGGTATGGGGACGATCTTTATCTTTGCGGCTCGTTTAGCGTGCAAACGGCTAGTAGAGACTATAAAAATTATACCACCGAAGTAAGAGCGACGGCAGTAAATTTCGCTAGCCCTCAAAAAATCAAAAAGCGCAGAAGCTGGGAGAACACTACCGTATTTGAAATAGCAAAGAAAATAGCCGGCGAAAATAAGCTTGCCGTAAAAACGTCCGGGCAGGATCAAAACATCACCTCCGTCTTGCAAAATGATGCGGGAGATCTAGATTTCTTGTATGGGCTTTGCTTTGATTACGGCTTTATCATGGCCGTAAAAAACGCTACTATCGTCATAGCCGCGAAAGATGCAAAGGGAGATGAAACACAAACGTCAAATACCCCTAAAAACGAAAGCCTACCCACTTTTACTCTAAATTTAGCCGAGCTTTACTCGTTAGAGATTACGGAGGCAAACAGAAACTCTTACGGAGCGGTCATAGTAGAATGGCAAGACATAGAAGCTGGTAAAACCAAAAGTATCAAGGTAGGTAGCGGAGAGCAAACATATAAAATGCAAATAGCCCAACCAAAGAGCGACAATGAAGCCTTTAAAATGGGCGAAGCAAAGCTAAACGAATTGCAGCGCGGCGGCATAAACGGCAGGTGCTCTTTGGCCGGCGCAAATATAGTAGCGGGCGGAAAGCTTAAATTTAGCGGTATAGCGGGGCTAGAAGCAAACGAATTTAGTATCAAAAGCGTAAGCCATAGATTGAGTACGGATAATTACGAAATAGAGATTGAATTTGAGGGGTAAAAAATCTCATTTTTTACATTAAGGTTAAAAATGAGAAATTTTTTTACGAAAAAAGTGAGACGGGTTAAATAATATAGAAATTAAGATATTTTTTATATTTATTCAAAACTAGCCCTTAACTTTTCTTCTAAAAATTTTGCAAATTTATTAAATTCTGGCAACGCAAGCTCGCTTTTTCTTTTTGGATTAGCCCAAACGCTATCTGGAAAAAATGCGTCACTACTAAATCTAGCAATAACATGAATATGCACGCGTGGCACGTAGTTTCCAAAGCTTGCAATATTTATTTTGGTTGGTTTATAAAACTCAAGCATCGCCTTTTCAGCTACTAGTATCGCCTCAAAAAGCCTTGCCCTACTCGCTTCATCGCAATCGCTTAGCTCACGAAATGGCTTAATGGTAAAAATTTTTATCCATGGAAGTTCATTGTCCTCACGCTCGATTTTTATAAATTTATCTTCATAGATCATATTTGTTCCTATTTTTATACAAAATTTCTCTCTCGCAAAAGCGTATAAAGTTTGATAGTCGAGATAAAAAATGTAACGATCGCAGGTCCAAGGATCACACCCCAAAACCCAAATGTCGTGATACCTGCAAGCATCGCAAAGAATATAAGAAGCTCATTTATCTTTGTTGGTATTTTAACCAGCTTCGAGTTTATAAATTTAATAACAAGTGGCTTTAAAAGCGTATCAGCTGCAAACGAGATCACTACGATCGTGTAAATTGCGATAGTTATCGCTGCTGCTGTGTTGCCATTTGCAAACTCATAAATGCTAATAGGCGCCCACGCCAAAATACCGCCAACAACTGGAATAAGTGAAGCAAAGCTAAAAAAGATACCAGTTAGCACGCCGTCATAGCCGTAAAAGCTTGTGACAATAGCAAATAAAAAGCCTTGGATTATCATATTTGCGATGGTTGAGTAAAAAACGACACTCATCACGTTGCCAACTTCGCTTAAAATAGACTCTGTGTCATCTTGTTTTAGCGGAAGTGCATATTTTAGATAGCTGATTAGTTCATTGCCGTAAAGATTGCAAAAGAAGAAAAAGACCAAAATAATAATCATATCAACGCCAAATTTAAGGCTTAACTTACCTAGACTTGCAAGGTTTGTCGCAAGTTGAGAAAAAAGCATTTTAATATCAAGTCCGCCGATAAATTCTTTTATCTTTGGCTCTAAAAAATTTATCGACTCAGGCATCCTAAAATCATAATTTTTAATAAATTCGATAGTCTTTGTGACATTGTTTATATCAAAGCCAGCTGCGTATTTTGCGATCTCAACCACCGCATAAAGAAGTGGGGCGATAAATAAGCAAAGAAGCACAGACGTTGTAAGTGCCGATGAAAGCGTCTTGCGGTTTTTAGTGAGCGATAAAAATGCGATTTGGACATTTGAAACCGCGACAGCAAGCAGTGCAGCGATAAAAATATCAAGCAGATATGGTTTAAAAAGATAGACCACCAAAGCCAAAGCACAAAATACAAAAATTCCAAAAAATAGTCTATTGTTCATCTTGCTCCCTTAAAATGGGGTAATTATAGCAAATTTATCAAAGCTGCTCATTTGCTTCCCAAATTTGCTCAATCTCTTTGCCATCAAGCTTGCAAAGCTAGCAAGTACGGCTAGGCTTTTGGCATTTTTAGCATGCTACTGGCGCTTAGTAAATTTAGATAAATTTATAGTTTTACGCAAAATTTCTAGCTCAAAAGCTCCTACAAATTTAGACTTTTACGTGCACTGAAAATTTGTCCCGACGATCTCGCATTCATCACATATTTGAACATATATAGTTCCCTCGCCATCTACTAGACTTCCAAGAGGAATTTGTGCTAGATATTTCATGCTTTTGCTACATTTTGGACATTTTAAATGCTCAGCATCTTGCTCCCACTGCGGATATCCACCAAGCAAAATTTCGCTATCTATCATATATGAGTAGTGAGCGCAAACCTCGCTAGCCAGCTCGAAATTTTGCCCATCGAGCGTTGCCACAGCATCTCTTAAATAATCTTCGCTATCACCCTCGCCTACTACCTCTGTTTGCACGCTATTGCCGTCATTTTGGCAAAAATACTGCACAAGGCCAACGCATGTTGGGCAAAATTTAAGCACAGCATCGTTTTTAAGCTCTAGCCCAAGTCGCTTTAGACTCTCTTTTTTGATGATAAATTCCAGCATCTCGCCGCTACAAAATTTACATTTTTCATCACTCAGTGCTTTAAATTTAACGCTTGCGTCTGCGTTTTGGCTTGGCCCACATGTAAAACACCTATCAAAAACTAGGCTTTTTCTCTTACCACTCTCGTCAAAGCTCCAGCCAGCAACCTGAGCGTATGCGTCAGTATCAACATGAAGCTTTGCTTTCCAAGGCTTTGGCGCATTATAGAGCTTAAAAAATAGCTCCCTTACCACCTCATCGCCCTGCCAGGCAAGTGCGCAAAGGATGTGATTGATTTTTACCATATTTTCAGCGTCATTTAGACTATTTATGAGCTCATCTCTTACATCACTTGGGGCGTTTTTGTAAATTTCAAACGGGTAGTATTCACACTCTTTGGTCACTTCTCTTATTATCTGCTCGTCGCAAATTCCGTGTAGGTAGAAAATATAGACAAGATCGCTATAAATTTCATCATATTTGCCTATATCGTCTGTGTGAGCTAGGACATTTTTTAGCTTTTGCTTAATCTCAGCCTCGCTTAAGCCTTGATAAAACTCCATCTTCTCTTTTTGCCTGCAATCATAGCAGATCCCATCAAAGTAAATCGTCCTTTGCTCGCACCTAGGACAAAGATGTGGCTCACCCATTTTTGCTCCAAATTTAATTTTGCTACTCAAAAAGCCCTTTTTCGATGTCGATCTTGACGTTAAAGGTCTCAAAGCACTTCGCACTCGCGATTCTACCCTTTGCGGTGCGCTCGATAAAGCCATTTGCAAGCAGATATGGCTCGATGACGTCCTCAACCGTGCCCTCATCCTCGCTAAGTGCCGCTGCGATCGTGCTAAGCCCCATAGGACGGCGCCTTGCTTGCATCAAAATTTCTAAATACCTAATATCCATCTCGTCAAATCCAAGCGAATTTACACCAAGTGCGTTAAGCCCTTCTTTTGCACGCTCGTGGCTGATGATTTGCTCGTCATTTACCTCGGCAAAGTCGCGAATTCGCTTTAATAGTCTAAGAGCGATCCTTGGCGTGGCACGTGAGCGTTTGGCAATCTCAAGCGAGGCGTTTTTGTCGCACTCTTTGCCAAGCTTAGCTGAGGCGATCTGTACGATACGGCTTAGCTCACTACTTGTGTAAAACTGCAGCCTAAAGTCCATTCCAAAGCGATCTCTAAGTGGCGCTGAGATCATACCAGCACGCGTCGTTGCGCCAATAAGCGTAAATTTTGGTAGGTCTATCTTGATAGTCTGAGCCGCAGGCCCTGAGCCTATGATGATGTCAAGCCTAAAGTCCTCCATAGCAGGGTAAAGCACCTCTTCGATAGCTGGGCTTAGGCGGTGTATCTCGTCGATAAAAAGCACGTCGCCCTCTTGTAAATTTGTAAGGATCGCCGCAAGATCACCACTCTTTTCTATCATCGGCGCTGCGGTCATTTTGATACTTACGCCCATTTCATTTGCGATGATGTGAGCAAGTGTCGTTTTACCAAGTCCTGGAGGGCCGTAAAATAGCACGTGATCTAGACACTCATTTCTCTTTTTGGCGGCTTTTATAAAGACATCTAAATTTTGCTTTATCTTTTCTTGGCCGATGTAGTCTTCAAATTTTGTCGGTCTAAGCGAGACTTCAAAGTCATTTTCAAAGCTTACTTTTTCGATTTCAACGATTCTATCCAAAGTTTTTCCTTCTAAATTTAAGGCTTCATTTTACGCTTTTATGCTTAATTTAAGCTCGTTTAAATTTATAATAAAAGGTGCTGCCCTCGCCATAGACGCTATCAACGCCGTATGTAATGCCATGTTTTTGGCAAATTTCACTGACGATATTTAGCCCAAGACCAAAGCCACCTTGGATTTCATCCTCTCTTACATAACGTTTCCAGACCTTTTTGACGTCCTTTATCCCCTTGCCAAAGTCTTGCACGCTAAGCTTTATGCGCTCATTCTCAAAGCTTAAATTTATTAGTATCTCGCTCTCTTTTTGACTGTATTTTATAGCGTTTGTGATGGTGTTGTCGATGATACGCTGAGCTTCGACCTTGCTTAGCATAGTAAATGCATCGCTTGCTAAATTTGTCTTTATCTCGATGCTCTTGACATCAGCCACGCTTGAGAGAAATTTCACTCGCTCTTTAACATACTCGCCTATATTTAGCCTCTCAAGTGGAAATTTGATGTAGCCTCGCTTTATGAAGTACTCGACATCTTCGTAGGTTATCTGCATCTGTTTTAGGGCATTTTTGATGCGGGTTATATACTTGTTTTCAAGTCCAAGCATCTCAAGGTTCATACCAGCTACGCCAAGTGGGGTCTTTAGCTCGTGCATGGCGTCGTTAAAAAAGTTGTTCATATACTTTTGAAACTCTTTATAGGGCTTAACGCTGCTTAGATATAAAAAATATACGATAAAAAGCACTGCCACAAGGATGACAAGCAGCATGATGGCCGTTAAAAAGATGTTCTTTTTATTATCAAGCTCCTTTTCTACGACGATGTAGTAAGGGGTCTTATCTTTTATAAAAAAGCTCTTGTAAAATAGATATCCGTCCTCTTCAAGTGTTACAAATTTAAAGCTACTTGGCTGTTTTGTGAGAGTTGAGATAATTGGTTTAAAATTTACATCGTAGATTGCAAATTTATATTTTAAAGAAATAGCTATGTTTTCGTTTTTTAGAAATGAATTTTTGATGATATTTTCATGTTTCATAGCACCAAAAAGAGCTTTGGAAGTGCTGTTTTTTTGGCTTAAATTTAGGATCACAAAGCTTTGAAAACAAAATAGCGACATTATCACAAATGTCGCTATGATCTGAATCTTAAAGCTCTTGTGCATCTATTTTATAGCCTATGCGCCTCTTTGAGATGATAAAGTCGTTTGTCGTTTTGTTTCTTATCTTTAAAACGTGCATTCTTATATCAGCGCCCTCTATATCTTTATCGTTCCAGACAAGATCTCTGAGCTCTTCCATACTGACGTAAGAATTTAGGTGAGTCACCAAGCACTCGACCAAAGCGACCTCTTTTGCACTAAGATCAACCATTTTGCCGTTTTTATATAGCACTCGCTTATTTAGATTAAAGCTAAACTCTTCATTTATCTTGACTATGTTTTTATCGTCAGTGCCGTAGTACTTTCGCATAAGCTCAGCTACTCTAAATTTAAGCTCAGCAAGCTCAAATGGCTTTTTTAGGTATTCATTACAGCCAAGCTCGTAGCCAATCGCCATATCACCTATATCAACTAAAGATGTTGTTATCATGATAGGGGCACTTGGATTTAGACTTCTTATATACTTGATAACCTCATGACCGTTTACACCAGGTACTTTTATATCAAGTATAAAAAGATGATAGAAATTTTTCTCTATCAGATCACAAGCTTCTTGTCCATCACTTACCGCACAAACCTCATAACCTAGCGTCTGCAAAAACTCGCAGACGCTCTCTTGAAACCCTAAGTCATCTTCTAAAAGCAAAATCTTCAAAACGCTCTCCTAAAAAACAAACTTTAATAAGAATTGTATCTATTTTAATACTTAATAGGTAAATTCCAAATTAAAATTCTTTTTTAAGTATTAAATAAAAATTTGACCTGCGTAAACTATGTAACATCTTAGTAAAAAGACACCGCAGATAACAAAAATAGCGTTTAATACAGCAATTTCACGTTTGAAATCATGCGCTTTTAAAACGCTTAAGTCTAGAATGATAGGCAACGCCATACCAAAACCAATAACACCTATATAGAACATCAAGCCAAGAGAATTTGCACTTAGTGCGTTTGCTACTGTGTTTGCGCCGCTTGCACTTGCATTTGAAACAAGCACGAAAAGTGCAACTATAAGTAAAAACTCAACTATAATCGCAAAAAAGTCAAATTTTAATAGATAGTGCGCGGCATCATTATGCTTTTTCTCCTTATCTTTTAGCACGCCGATTAATAGTGTAAATGCACCAGCACAGCTTAAGCCAGACACTAAGAATAATACTGGTAGAACTGGTGTGTTCCAAAGTGCTATCTTATGAGCTGCGCTTAGCAAGAAGCCTGTATATGCACCAACACCAATGCCTAGGATGAAAAGCAAAATTCCTATTGGTCCTGAAAGCTTCTCGGCCAAATTTGCAACTAAGTCACAAATAGAAATTTTAAGTGACGCTATCTCATTTTTAAATGCACCAACTGCATACACAACGCTTAGCGGAGTATAAACTAGAAGCAGAGCAACACCTATTGACATAACTGAGTCGAAGTTGTAAAGCAACAAGATCCAGTAAAAGCTTAGCGGCTTACCAAGATCAACTACCAAAAGCGCAAGACCAAAAATGATCGCTACTGGAGCGATAAGAGCGGCTGCTTTGAAGTAATAGTTATCTTTGCCGTATTTGCCAGCTAAAAGCACTGCAACGATGCTAGCACCAGCACTAAGTCCTGCTAAAAATAGATAAAATGCTATTGGCCAGCCCCAGTAAATTTCAGTGTACTGAGCTAGACTTCCTGACATGCTATTCATTGTGTGCTCCTTTTGTATTTGCGATCATTGCAAGTAGAGGTTTTGTTTTTAGTTCCTCTTTTGGCAAGTAGTATTTTGACTCTTTTAGTAGTTTTGATACTTTGGAGTTCTCGTCATTGATATCGCCAAAAGTTAGTGCATTTGTAGGGCATACACTAACACATGCTGGCTCTTTACCCTCTTCTAGCCTGCTCTCATAGCAGAATGTACACTTTCCTATCTCACCATTTGGCAAGACGTAGCGAGCGTCGTATGGACAGGCTAGGATGCAGTATTTGCAACTAACGCAAATTCTATGATC is a window from the Campylobacter concisus genome containing:
- a CDS encoding phage tail sheath subtilisin-like domain-containing protein, producing MAAKFGVNVTVSAEAARPIAVESTTPIGIAGYEEVLENGLHFYMTTAKALEALEAKYKAKKDASQAFKKGSIYRALKGIEDQAVNTQIILSVFTKDDDEDTNDEITECKSAVTAFAKAKSRFGYSPNLIIAPGFSHEDAIKGEIEKMATRLKATGIVDLKADDAAAAIVKMGDFGTNRLVAAYPNVKVWDDETNAYVYEGQSARIAGMIAHTDGASEFGYSDSYSNRVMIGVSGTQIDVDFELGETCTADELRAAKISTIIRESGFRAWGGETSDQDTIWQDLARVRIFDRISQACQKGVLFAIDRKASELYHAKRSVSELLRQLVGAKVLLGYELSWSAKNTDATITAGKFYLDVRMQNNPIVKQLTLDFIYVDKYGSVLMDELNK
- a CDS encoding phage major tail tube protein produces the protein MKRQIPQVIQEGNVYIDGIGYLGVTKKLKLPTIEFEMIESKGALSTNYTTGMLKATEVEFTVSVLDKNMWVNLGLNSFTNRIPWLFKASIFQSGKSKTVPFSAAFTGDIASYEVSEFESGKELEVTIKLSAHFVDINVDGVPMVLKDSENMICVIGGVDYMAGVRSNLGE
- a CDS encoding phage tail assembly protein yields the protein MKEIKIKDEIWQMHAPKVRTIKMADENGGSDMAKTIYMIAALCNKTQEEVENLEFKEFMSLQKALNDFLDVRAE
- a CDS encoding phage tail tape measure protein: MDNAQVGISIGLAVKGLSKISELKKGFDGLKGKIAEAKKAITSLDNTRLSNLSSQIRESQKALLGELTTNFSNLTNSVAIGVPIKLAIDDEAAFANVKKYVDDSDENLAKLKNEMRGLSSQLGESFSNIADIAAGGGKINLAGEELVTYTKMLATGSVAFEMSSEALSKAANNMKVGFKMNDIKELNSFFDSVNLLDNKVTNANASDIFEATSLTAANASLIGLDSKSASAISATMLSTGKASSVVGTSLNALYSTLSMADKKGKNFQEALASIGMDATYLKTALQKDAAGAITTFLEAISRADKDKQAGLLYDLVGGNFNDEIAGLVTNIDALKANIKMAHSDEATGSMQRELQTKLNTTKSGIERVTQAWRNLGSSLGETFLPLTNLLASILSKVAGVLSSLNEKFPRLSAIVVSAAAGFMIFKPVLLLSKIALLSVADGFLGVIRVVKFLNPMLLIAKLRWLAHAVSISSATLAAKAHAFSIWLVGARLRATLAITTAYSAASKAFGVACGVMRSGLMAVTLATKAMKFALISTGIGAIVVALGTAAAYLMENWDEVKAFFERIWENVKPYWESTTKFFSDLWQGVSDFLSAIFEPVIKIWDELFGGFFDWIAEKFGWINDMVGEAIKGLSSAWSKTKEFFGFGDDEQASSELKPKDDSGGFFNSIFGSDSDTNAKEAPALVAASPGGGAINISFNGDFLLNSDNGKFDLESFKAQIVKGVKEALKRDEFNSANTEIREQR
- a CDS encoding phage tail protein translates to MVLNLGGFKFNWKQVGGISLETEFGISSQDRIQNHPVLFAANLGNQTVSIEGQTMPYNGDKQTALKRLYDIAYSRQSYPLTNGNGKYFGRFAVIKISEKQAVFTPNGAFFTQSFSLELRRDYD
- a CDS encoding tail protein X, with product MTKIYIAKDGDRLDTIVYNHYGHLRFFEQVLALNPKLATTLKAGDKVFLPEIKEKAKEQNKLW
- a CDS encoding phage late control D family protein encodes the protein MVKHPNFKLEANGKDITEIIKANLISLNFDDKEGSKSDEISFSVSGIYAKPVFGDSLKLWLGYGDDLYLCGSFSVQTASRDYKNYTTEVRATAVNFASPQKIKKRRSWENTTVFEIAKKIAGENKLAVKTSGQDQNITSVLQNDAGDLDFLYGLCFDYGFIMAVKNATIVIAAKDAKGDETQTSNTPKNESLPTFTLNLAELYSLEITEANRNSYGAVIVEWQDIEAGKTKSIKVGSGEQTYKMQIAQPKSDNEAFKMGEAKLNELQRGGINGRCSLAGANIVAGGKLKFSGIAGLEANEFSIKSVSHRLSTDNYEIEIEFEG